In the Rhodothermus sp. genome, AGCGCTGCAGCCGTAGCGTGGGCCATGGCCTGGGCTTCGGCAGCGTTGCCGGCTTCGATTGCTTCGCGGATGCCTGGCAGCGTCTTGACACCATAACCGGTGTAGAATCCCGGTGCATAGAGGGTATGCCGGAACCAGGGACGGCCAGGTAGCCCCTCGGGATGCAGAAAGCCCTGCTCAGCTCGGCGGAGGTGCTCGTTGATCGTAGCCAGCGTCGAACGATGGGCCTCCAGCTTGCGTGCAGGAAGCTGAAGGATCCGGTCCCGCTCTGCCCGAAAGGCAATGGCCGTGGCCTCCAGCACCTGGGCCGCCCGGCGCACAGTCTGCAGGTCGATCGGTTCCTGCAAATATTGGGATTGGATTGCTTCCAATTCGTCGAGATATCGCTGAATGGTTTCGGCCGTAATGGCGTAGTCAAAGGGAAGAATGTCGGCATTGGCCAGCCGTAAGAGAAAACGGGCCACCAGATCCGCCAGCCGCTCACCGTAGCGAAAGCCCGGATCGCCGTAGGTGGTGAAGAACCAGTGGGTGTCGTAGCGGGAGTGATAGATCCCGTTACCGGAATCGAATCCCAGATTAACGGAGGGAATGCCCAGGTGGTCCAGGAAGGCTGTGTAGTCGCTACCGGAACCCAGCGCGGCGATGCGAATGCGCTCGCCCTCGGAGGTGTGCACCAGGCGCTGAGCGGTGGTGCGGGCTTTCCAGAAATGCCAGATTGTCCCGGAGCCTTCCGGTGCAGGTACGGCCTGCGTGACTTCGTTGATGAAAGGCTCCAGTGCATGAGAGCCTCCAGCCTGAAACGGACCGGCGGTATAGCTTTCGCGATTCAGATAGACGATCAACTGTTGCTGGAGTTGCTCGGCAAACTCTTCCACATATTCTGTAGAGCCAATCAAACCATACTCCTCGGCATCCCAGGAGGCGATTGCAATGGTGCGCCGCGGCCGATGACCTTCACGAGCCAGATGGGCTAACACCCGAGCCGATTCGAGTAGCGATGCCGCTCCGCTGATCGGATCCCGTCCCCCAAATGTCCAGGCATCCCGGTGGCCACCGGCCATGATGATCTTGTCCGGTTCCTCCCGGCCCCACAGGTAACCGATTACGTTGACAATGGGGCGCACCGCCCACTCCTGGCGCACCGTCATCCGCACGCGGGCCAGACCCGGACCGATATGGTAGGTGACCGGCAGGCCACCACGCCACGCTTCGGGTGCTACCGGTCCTTTCAGACTCCGCAGAATGGGTAGCGCATCTCCGTAAGCAATGGGGAGCACCGGAATTTTCGGGAGATTGGGTACCTCCGAGAGGGGCAAACGGTCAGCTCCGGGCTTGGACGGGTAGCCCGGCGTCTGCGGATCGCCCGGATAGAGCGGCATGTCCAGGACCGAACCACGCTGCACGCCCCATTCCGGGCGCCATTTGCCCTCGGGCATCACGTCGCCCCGGACGTATCCGTCGTCGGCCGGATCGGAATAAAGAAGGACGGCCAGCGCGCCGCGTTCGGCCGCCACCTTGGGTTTAATGCCGCGCCAGCTTCGCCCATAGCGGGCCAGCACAATTTTGCCTTCGACGCTGATGCCCAGCGAGTCGAGTACCCGGTAATCTTCTGGAATGCCATAGTTTACATACACCACTTCGGCCTCGACGGTCCCGTCGGCTGAATAGGCATTGAAGGGCGGCAGCACCCCGTCCTTCCGGGTGTCCGGATCGGGCGCTAAGGGCGGCTCGCTCAGCCGCAGCCGGTAGCGCTCTGGAGCGATGAGTTCAACCCTTCGCTCGACAGGGCGGGGAAGCAGCACTTCGTAGCGGTAGAATGCGACGCTATCAAAGCCGAATTCGCGCAGCCGTGCTGCCAGGTATTCGGCCGTACGCTCATTGGCTTCGGTCCCTGCATGGTGGGGTTCGGCCGTCATCGCTCGATGATAGGTACGCATGCGTTCCGTCGAAATCAGGGCGGGAATGCGCGCTTCAAGCTCCCATTGGAGGCGGGCATGCTCCCGGGTAAATCCAAGGAGCTGCGAATCAGGCGAAACCGTCTGAACCGGCGCCGTTTCCGGAATCAGCGGAGCCGACCAGCTTGCGCCCAGTGTCAAGACGAACAGGAAAACTCCAACACTCCAATACATGGCGGCGGTCTCCTGGTGAGTTTCAGTATTTGATTATGTGGACAAAATTTTAAAAATTTTCGAGGTCAATTACCAGGCACAGGATGAGGTTTAGCCCAGCACAGCAGCGATGAAGCCCCAGCCGTTTCTGAACCAGACGAAGCAATCCCGTCGCGCTTTTCTGCGCACAACACTGGCTGCTACCGGAGCTCTGGGGATCTGGGAGCCGGTGGCGTGGGCATGTACGGCAGCAAACATCCGGAAAGCCACGCTACGCGTAAATGCCGAACGCCTGTGGGCTCATCTGGAGCAACTGGCTGCGTTCGGACGCGGTCCGGGCGGCACCAGCCGGGTGGCCTACAGCGAAGCGGATCGTCAGGGCCGGGCCCAGGTGATTGCATGGATGCGTGCCGCAGGTCTGGAGGTCGAAATCGACGCGGCCGCCAATATTCTCGGACGTCGGCCCGGGCGTGAACCAGAGCGGCCGCCGCTGGTCATGGGCTCGCATATCGACACGGTGCCCAACGGAGGCAATTACGACGGTACGGTCGGATCGTTGGGGGCAATAGAAGTGGCACAGACGCTGCATGAGCAGGGCATCGAGCTTCGTCATCCCCTGGAGGTGGTCATTTTTCAGAATGAAGAAGGGGGGCTGATCGGGAGCCGCGCCTGGATCGGGGAGCTGCCACCCGAAGAGCTGAACCACATCAGTCACAGCGGCAAAACGATCCGTGAAGGCATTCGCTATCTGGGCGGCGATCCGGATCGGCTGGACGAAGTGGTGCGCCGGCCGGGCGACATTGCTGCGTACCTGGAGCTGCACATCGAGCAGGGGCCGGTACTCTACGAAGAGCAAATCAATATTGGGATTGTAGAGGGCATTGTGGGTATTCGCTGGTGGCGGGTCACGTGGGAAGGAATGGCGAATCATGCGGGCACGACTCCCATGGACCGACGTCGGGATGCGCTGCTGGCGGCCGCCCGGTTTATTCAGGCAGTCAATCGCATCGTTACCTCAGAGCCAGGGCGTCAGGTGGGGACGGTCGGACAGATCGAAGCCTATCCCGGCGCCCCCAATGTTATTCCGGGACGGGTGGTCTGTAGCCTGGAGTTGCGCGATCTGGAGGATGCCAAAATTCAGCGCCTGTATGCGGCCATTGAAGCGGAAGCCCGGGCCATCGCTCGCGACAGCGGGGTAAACGTCCAGTTCGAGCCGGTGAACGTCAACAAACCGGCCCCCACCGACCCGCGGGTTCGGGACGTGATCGAAACCGCTGCTCGCAGGCTGAACCTGTCCACGAAGCGTATGCCCAGTGGTGCCGGGCACGACGCGCAGGATATGGCCCGGTTGGGGCCAACCGGTATGATCTTCATTCCCAGCGTGAAGGGCATCAGCCACTCGCCGAAAGAGTACTCCCGTCCCGAAGATATTGCGAACGGAGCCAACGTGTTGCTTCACGCGCTGCTTCGACTCGACGAAGCCCCATGGGTACGTTGACGAGCCCTCCCCGTCTGTTTTTCAAAAAGACACGCGGATGCGCGTCAGTGATATATGAAGTTTTGATAAAAAGGGGGTACGGGCCAATCGTGTAGCATCATATATTTGAAGCAACCTCTTTAGAAACAAAAACGCTGGACCTGCAAGATGCCATGGGACGGTGGCTGCTTGGGTTGATCCTGCTCGGCTGGACCACGCAAGCTTTTGCCCAGTACATCGATCCCGAAATGACCGGCAAAGCCCTGACCCGCCACTACATTGAAACCTGTACGTATTATCGAGACTGGGAGTTAGGAGGAAGCATAGGATGGAGGGGATTCAGTTTGTCCCTTTCGTTACGTATTCCTCGCGCCTATGAGGGGTGGCGTAATGTGACCGTAAAAGAATGCTGGACAGAAGGCAATGAATGTCTGTTCGGGGATGTATCCGTGATCATCTCGCCCTGTTTTCCCTGAATCAATTCCTGTCGTCGCGATGAAGGGAAGCATTGGTGTATGGGGAGGAATCGTATGGTTTCTCCTTAGCGGATGCCAGATTTCCCTGGATGACATTAAGGGGCCGACCTACCAGCTAAAATGGGGAGATCTGCTGGCGGTCTATGATTCGCTGATGGAAGATCGTAAGGTTGTCTATTTACAGCAGGATTCTTCAAAACTGGAGAGTTTGCTGGGAGATATTGAAGATTTTGTCGTGGACTCTCCCAGGATTTTTGTGGTGGATAGGGGATGGGTAAAGGTGTATGACTGGGCAGGAAGATTTCAGCAGGTGCTCGGTGTGCGAGGGGAAGGACCGGCCGAATACCGACGTCCTCATAAAATTTTTAAATGTAATAATCACTTGGTCGTCTATGATGCACCGATTAGGCTGCTGTTTTACACCTTGCAGGGATATCACTTCACAGGTCGTATAGATTATTCATTCTATGGGAGCCTTTTTGAAGATCAGATATGCGTAGGTGATCATATTTACGTAGCACCTCGTGGTATGAACAGAAAAAATCCTTATCATGTGCTTCAGTTTGACAGAGGCGGAAAAATAAAGGCAAAGGCTATTTTCATGAATCCACGGTATCGTGGCTACTTTCTACGTGGTGCGTTTGATGGAAAATTATTAGCTCATAATGATCAAATCATGTTTACAAGTTCGATTTATAAAAAGATCTATTTTATGGATTATAATTTAGTCCTTAAAGATTCGATATCCATTGCTCCAGCCTCTATCTGTGAAGATTGGACGTGGCCTGAAATGGAAAAAGAATCGGATATAGATGCTTCAGCAATATTTGATTTGTATGATCGTGCAAAATGTTTGATTTGTGATATGCAATTATTTAATGGATATATAATGATTACTTATATGGTTCATATTGGTGGAAGCATGAAAGATTTTGTTACGCATATTTATCGAGAGGAAGGTGATTTTTCGTTATATGCGTTTGATTATCCGTTTGTGGGGCGGATGTATCTGGGCGAAGGGCGTTTTGTGGAGTTGCGGCCTTATGGGAGTAAGGGCTTTGCGCCCCACCTGCTCTTCTATCGCCTGCATCCCGAGAATCGTCAGCAGTGGATTAATCCTGTAGATACCCTGAAGCAGCGCCTTCTGAGCTGGTTCCGGTAGAAGGGCAGGGCCTGGAAATGGTCTCTCTGGACGCAGCGATAAACAGCAAGACCTGAAGGTGGATTCTACCGTCTCCTCACCAATTGCCTGCAATAGTGGTCGCAGGTTGTGCATGTGCCGGGGCGGCTCTCGGATCGAGGTCTGGAAGGCTCCGTGGTCAAGATAGGTGATGATCCGTACAGGCATGGAACCTTCCACAAAGCGCTGCCTGTAAAATGTAGCCTCGTGGGGGAGGCCGCGCCTGATGAACCCACGGGGTATCCGGAAGCGGTGCGGCGCTTCGTCTGGATTACCTCTGGGGCTGCTGCGCATAAAACAGCAGCCCTTTTCTGTAGGTACGACTGATGCGGCGTCAGTTCGGTCGTATGGGAATGCCAACACCTCTGCACCTTCGAAGCACTGCGCCTGTACTTGCTCCGGGGACGAATAACATTGGAAGCAGTGTGGTATGGGGCTGCTGTCCTGTCCAACATAGGGCCATCGGGGAGGATGTCCTTGAGCGACGCGCTGTACATGCGCGTGGCGTACATGCCTATTACCCTTTGAAACGCTGCTGACTGTTGTAGCAAAGCGCGTCGCCGACGCTTCAGAGCGCAATGTTTGATACTTCTTCCGAAACGCTTTCTTCTCTCTGATCGTTTGTGTGTCGGCTACGGCAAATGGCTCAAACGATTCCGACCTTGGTGGATACGCTTCTGCGGCGGGCTCGCACGGCCCATGCGAGCAGTCAGTTTGCTGAGGCAGCCCGCCTGTATCTGGCTGCGGCTCGATTGCTGCGCGGTCATCCTGACCAACAGGCGGAGGCCCTGCTGGAGGCCGCCCATGCCCTGCGCCTGGTAGGATACTTTCGACGGGCGCTTCAGCTTTACGCACGAGTGCAGGCCCTCGCCCGGGAGATGGGCGACGAGGCGCTCTGGATGGATGCCCGTGTCGGGGAAGGGATGGCCCGACGCGCCATGGGAGACCTGGAAGGGGCGATCGCCTGCTTCCGGGAAGCACTGGCCTACTACCAGGAGCAGGAGGATCCGGAGGGGATCGGCTATACTTTATGGTGTCTGGGGGGCGCGTTGCGTCTGACTGGTAATTTCAAGGAAGCCCTCGATTGTCTGCTGGAGGCACTCGATCTTTTTGCGGATGATGAACCCACAACGGCCGAGGGGTATGTCCGCTGTGCCCTGGGAGGCCTGAGCCGCATGCAGGGGGAATACGAGGCTTCGCTGGCCTATTACCGGGAGGCCGAGCGTATTCTGACGGCCTGCGAGGATCTGTTCGGCCGTGCCTATGCCGCCTGTGGTATCGCCAATGCTTATCGCATGCTGGGAGATGTGGAAGCTGCACATCATTACTTTGCCCAGGCGCAACAACGCTATCAGCAGATCGGCGATCGGGTCAGCTATGCCTACACGCTCTGGGGCGAAGGAACGCTCTTCAAGGTGACTCACCGGCTGGCGCAGGCCCGCGAGCGGTTCCGACAGGCCCTGCAGCGCTTTCGTGCGACGGGAGACGATCGGGGGATCGCTTATGCCTACACGGGGCTGGCTGAACTGCTGCTGCTTGAAGACCGGGCACCGAAACAGGCGCAGCGTTACCTGGAAGCTGCCCGCGCTCGGGCTGCTCGGCATGGCTATACCTTCGAGCGACTGCATGCCGAACTGCTACTGCACCTGTCCGGATTGCAGCCGGCCAGCGGGGGGCTGGAGGCGCTTCGGGAAGCGTATCACCAATGCGGCTCGAAATGGCTCGAAGAGGAAGTTTCGCTGCCGCTGAACATTCCGTAACCGATGCGGCGTGCACGCTGGCCACGTCCTTTGCTCCACTACGCTCCACCACGGGGCTTTATGAACGACCCGAACGGGTTGATCTATCACCAGGGTCGGTACCATCTCTTTTATCAGCACAATCCGCATGCACCGGTGTGGGGCCACATGAGCTGGGGCCATGCCGTCGGACGTTCGCTGCTGGACTGGGAAGACCGTCCGGTCGCACTTCCCGAGCAACCCGACTATATGATCTTTTCGGGCTCGGCCGTTACCGACCGGGCCAACACGGCAGGCTTTGGCGTCGAGGCACTGGTGGCTATCTATACGGCGCACTATCGAGATGATCGCGAGGCGCAAAGCCTGGCCTACAGCCTGGACAACGGACAGCAGTGGACGTTTTTTGAAAACAACCCGGTACTGATAGATCCGGAGCGGCCTCACGTCCGTGACCCACAGGTGTTCTGGTATGAACCCGGAGGATACTGGGTGATGGCTGTAGCCCGAGCCGACGATCATCAGGTGGCCTTTTATGCATCGGACGATCTGAAGCGATGGGAGCTGCTGAGCACGTTTGGTCCGGCCGGCTACTGGCAGGAAGTCCCCCACTGGGAATGCCCGGCCCTGATCGAACTACCGGTGGCAGGCACCGATCGCACTCACTGGCTACTCAAGGTGGATGTGGATGACGGGGCGCCGGCAGGTGGTTCGGGTGCGCAGTATTTCACCGGACAGTTCGATGGCACGCGCTTCGTGCCCGATGATCCCCCGGACCGGGTACGCTGGGTAGAAGCTGGTCCCGACTTTTATGCGGCGCAGGCTTTTAATCACCTGCCCGATGGCCGCCATGTATGGCTGGGATGGATGAACAACTGGCGCTATGCAAACGCGCTGCCTACCCATCCATGGCGCGGTATGTTGACCGTTCCCCGTGAGCTGGCGCTGGCGGAGGCGAACGGTCACTGCTACCTGGTGCAACGTCCCTGCCGTGACTGCTACGAACGGATGCAGCTGGTGGACGCTCTCCCGCTCGGACAGCCGTTCCCTTTGCCCGAAGCAGGTCTGCTGCGGCTGCGACTGCGCACCAATGGTCGGGGGACGTGGCACTGCTGTTTCTTTACAGGCGCGACCCGAGGCGTGATGCTGGGCTATGATGCCGTCAATCGCCTGCTTTTTCTGGATCGCCGCGAAGCCGGACAGACCGACTTTGCCTCCGATTTTCCCGGTTGCTTTCAAGTACCGCTCCCATCCAACGCGCCGGATGAACTTGAGCTGGAAATTCTCTTCGATCGCTACAGTCTGGAGGTGTTTGCTCCTGAAGTCCACCTCGTGCTGAGTGTCCTGGTGTTTCCAGCACCCGGCGACAACAGCGTATGGGTGTACGGGAAAGGCTGTAGCCTTGTGGAAGGGATTTGCTGGCGTTACGCCACGGCCCGGACAGATGGCGCGTGGTGAGATTGGACGTGAATCACTTTTTCTGCATACATTTCTGCAGGTGCGACTGAAACGAGGCTGTCTGCGCATTAAGAGCGCTGGTATGCTTCGGGCTTTCCTGCAATGACGGTTGCGCTTTTTGTCCCCTGCTATATTGATCAATTTTATCCGGACGTAGCGCGAGCCGCACTGACGCTACTGGAACGGCTGGGTTGTCGTGTAGTTGTGCCGCTGGCGCAGACCTGTTGTGGCCAGTCGCTGGCCAATGCAGGATTTGCCGCACAGGCGCGCCCTGTGATGGCGCACTTCGTGCAGGTGTTTGCACCGTACGACTACATCGTGGCACCGTCGGGCAGTTGCGTCTTCCACGTGCGGCACCACCTGGAAGCGGATGAGACTGCGGCCGTCCGACACCTGCGGCAGCGCACCTACGAGCTGTGCCAGTTTTTGCATGACGTGCTGCAGGTTGATCGGATTCCGGCACGTTTTCCGTACCGGGTAGCTGTGCACGATAGCTGCCATGGGCTGTGTGGGCTGAGGCTGGGCCGGCCTTCCGAACGCTTGCTACCCGTCTGGAGTCTGGTGCGGGACCTGCTGCGCCAGGTTGAAGGGCTGGAGCTGGTCGAGCCGTCCAGGCCTGACGAATGCTGTGGCTTCGGCGGGACGTTTGCCGTTGAGGAAGCGGCTGTTTCGGTACGCATGGGGCAGGACCGTCTGGACGACTTTTTGCGGGCTGGTGCTGAGGTGGTCGCCAGCACGGACATGTCCTGCCTCATGCATCTGGAAGGGCTGGCACGTCGGCGGGGGATACCGTTGCGTTTTATGCATGTGGCCGAGATTCTGGCCAGGAGGAGCTGATGCAAACGTTTTTCGCATTGCCCGTTGTCGATCATGCGCGGCGGGCCGAACAGTTTCTGAAAGAGGGTGACCGGTCCGGCTGGCACGACGCCCTGCTCTGGCAGGTCCGATTGAAGCGCGATCGGGCAGCGGCCGAAGTGCCGGAGTGGGAAGAGCTCCGGCGGTTGGCTTCGGAAATCAAAGCGCATACGCTCGCCCATCTGGATCGCTACCTGGAACAGTTCGAAGCGCAGGCTCGCGCCAACGGCCTTCAGGTACACTGGGCACGCGATGCGGCCACACATAACCGGATGGTGCACGAGCTACTGGCGGCCCGTGGCGTGCGTCGTGTGGTCAAAAGTAAGTCGATGCTGACCGAGGAGTGCGGCCTGAATCCCTATCTGGAAGCCCGTGGCATTGAGGTGGTCGAAACGGACCTGGGCGAATACATCATGCAGCTACTCGGACAACCACCCAGCCACATCGTGACGCCAGCTATCCACCTGCGACGAGAAGAAGTGGCTCATCTTTTTCACGAGAAACTGGGTGTTTCGGAGCACCTGTCGCCCGAAGCGCTGGTCCAGGTAGCCCGGCAGGGACTTCGACAGAAGTTTCTGGAGGCCGAGGCGGTTATCACCGGGGTCAATTTTGCCGTGTCTGAAACAGGTACCATCGTCATCTGCACCAACGAAGGTAACGCCGATCTGGGCATGCATCTGGCACCCATGCACATTGCCGTGATGGGGATCGAAAAACTGATTCCGCGTCTGATCGATCTGGGGGTGTTTTTGCGATTGCTGGCACGTAGCGCCACCGGTCAGCCTATTACGGTCTATACAACCCACATCAGTCGGCCTCGTGCGGATCAGGTGGTACATGTGATTCTGGTTGATAATGGTAGAAGCCAGCGGCTGGGCATGCCACGTTTCTGGACGGCGCTGAAGTGCATCCGGTGCGGCGCCTGTATGAATACGTGTCCCGTCTATCGGCGGAGCGGCGGTTACAGCTATGGCGCTACGGTGCCTGGCCCCATCGGTGCCATCCTGATGCCGGGCTATGAGCCATCGCGCTATCGGACCTTGCCCTATGCCTCGTCGCTATGTGGCTCGTGTCGCGAGGTGTGCCCGGTGCAGATCGACATCGACGAGCAGCTGTACGCCTGGCGACAGGAACTTGGCGCTCGTTATGCATCCCGGTTGAAACGACTGGCGACGCAACTGGCAGGCTGGGTGTTGCGATCGTCGAGGCGCTACCGATGGGCCGGCCGGCTGCTGCGATGGAGCCTGCGCTATCTGCCACGACGGATCGTCTATGGCTCCTGGAACGTCTGGGGACAGACGCGCGAGCTACCCCGGGTGCCGCCTCAGAGTTTTCTGGAATGGTACCGGAAATACATGGGAACTACCATTGATTGAAGCCGACGGCTCTTGTCGGGCATGACACCACCGAGCATTTGGTGATGCCCTGAGCTCGGAGAGCCTGAGAGGGGATAGCCGTACGGCTGACGTCTGGGACGACCGCAATGGTGGTGGGCCAGAGCCCCTCCCCAAGGGGAGGGGGCACGTAAAGCAGCAGCTTTGCCAGCGTTCTGGCAACCACGCCATCGTAAGCGGTGCATTCCTAAACCTGGAAAACTGCTTCCTCTTGTAGAGAGAGCTGTCCGAAGAACTGCTGGAGTATTTTTGTCCAACAGGACGTCGGTATTCAGAGCGCTTACGATAACGATCAGCATTTTTGCCTCGAGCAGTGTTATGGAGGGATTTATTTCTGCGGGAAAAGCATACCCCTGGCGTCGTTACTTTATAGCAAGCTGCTGACGATCCCCAAGGGAACGCTGTGTATAAACTCCATGCAAAGGTTTGCGTGTGCAACCACAAATCAGCGACCAGCTGCATGGATGATCAGAACCGGACACGCATTCTGGAGACCATCCGCCGCAATCGGCCACCTGAGACGCCGCTACCCGAGATTCCGAAGTTTGCAGAGGGAACCAGCCTACGGGATCGTTTTGTGGCAAAAGTCTGGCAGGCGGGTGGCGAAGTGCTTGAAGTGCCGTATGATGCTCTGGAAGCAGTGCTCCGGCCGTTACTTCCAGCGCGGTGGGCTTCGACGGTCCCTGGCCTGGAAGGGCCGCTGCAGTTAAATACTGTAGATGATCCGCATGTGCTGGCGGATTTGGAGGCGCTGGTGTGTCCGGCACGGCTGGGTGTGGCCGAAAACGGGGCCGTCTGGCTTGATGAAGCCGCGCTAATCCACCGGGCTGCTGCTTTTCTGGTTGAACATCTGATCGTCGTGCTCGATAGCAGCCATATTGTGGTCGATCTGCACGAAGCTTATGCGTTGCTGACATCCATGTGGGAGGGCTTTGGGCTCTGGGTGGCCGGTCCTTCAAAGACAGCCGACATTGAGCAGACGCTTGTCCGGGGTATTCATGGCCCGCAGCGATTTACGGTAGTGATGCTGCAGCGCCGTTCTTCGAGAAAATCATACCGGTGATTAGCCACAAGCCCCGGATGCGTTAGCGCATGCCAGTCGTGGTAGTACGTTAGCGTCAACCGCCCGCTGGCGGGCCATACTTATGCTCCGAGAATCATCGTTACGCGAAATCGAACACGTTCCCAGGGCGGAGCCTCACATACGATATCGGTGATTGTAGCCTGTAGCGAGGCTCCCTGGTCAAGGAGGGCCGCCAGCACCGAATTGTCTGCCCGCGGTATGTAACCAAGTTTAGCTCCATCGGTGGTGTAAAGCGCGATGGCTCGGTCGTCATAGGGATTGGTAAGCTCGCGGCAGAGCACCAGCGGCTGGCCCGCGTGCAGGCGGTGCTGCACCTGAGGGCCCTCATAGTAGCGGAAGCCGGCTACGCAGGTCTCCAGTAGCACAACGGAACGGGTGGACTGCCAGGCGTTACGTGCGCCTGACCATAGTCCCAGAGCCGCCAGCGTCTTCAGGAAGGCACGTCGGGTGAACATCGGTAGCCTGTGTTTACGTCCAGTATATCTACATAGTCCTAAGTTACAGGCGAGACGCTGCAGTTTAGCTGCACAGTAGCGGGAAGGAAGGGTATTTATGGAGACACAGGAGCTGGTCAAATGCCCCCTGAGCACTGGAAAATGCAAAAGGTCCCTGTAGTCAGCCTGAGGCATGGGAGAGAGGCACGGTCATATGGCCGTAGGAGAGCGTAGCGGAGGGACAGGGTGGAGGCAACAGCGTCCACGAAAGATATTTTGGAAGCGGTCCCAAATTTTGGATTTGAAGCGAGAAAGGTTGATTTAAATTGAAAAAGTTGCTAATGTAAAATCCAAATATAGAAGACATCACTTACCAAACAATGTGAAATGATTATGCGCACTATTGCTACTATTACTACTGCAATAATTAGCTTATGGATACTGTGTCAGGTTAATCTGGCATGGGCCCAGAAGACGGACTACGTCTTCGATGTACCTGTCAGCAGTAATTTCCAGGATCCCTATACTGTGGGTTTCCATTCGGGCGCGCGGGGTGTCTATGGCCCCTGTGATATGGATGGGGATGGAAAGGTGGAGGTGTTGGTAACGGATTATTCCGGGGGCGGTCGCGTCTATGTCATTGAGAATAGAGGGGTGGACACCTGGGAGCTGGTGTATGCTACGCCCTGGGTCGATTCAACCAGTACCTCCTATAATGCACGTTATGCAATTTGTGGCGATCTGGACGGGGATGGAAATGGCGAATTGATATTTTTATCGGGACGGAATTATAGTGAAACTAATCCGTTAGTGGGTCAGCTGAATCTACGTCCGGGTCTTTTTGTCTATGAGTTTACAGGGATCGATGATGACTATGGTACCGAGCCGGCCTCTATTTATGATTTTCCGGATGATTTGCCTGATCGCTGGATCAGTGAGCAGATGGTAGTGATTGATGTAGATGGTGATGGCCAGCAGGAACTTCTGTTTCCCAACAATGGCCGGAATAATCGGTACGATAACTGGTACATTCTGTCAGTAACAGGCGATATTGGGAGTGGCTTCGAGGTATGGAATGAAGAAGTTCGGATCAGCAGTCGTGCTTCTGAGGATTTTGATCCTGTAAATCGTGGCGGTGGAAGTCCCTATGCAATTTTACCGGCAGATCTGGATGGAGATGGTACCTATGAGCTTTCAATGCATTCGTGGAATAATTTTAATTTTACCAATGGTGATGTAGTAGGTCCAGATACCTATCAGTTCCCAGATGCCAATGCTCAAAATGTGTACATACACGCTTCAGATAGAGATCATGTAGCGCTTTTTGGTGGGGTCGTGGTGGATATTAATGGAGATGGAGATGATGAGGTATTTTATCCTAACTTTTATACTGGACAGATAGCGATTCTCAATT is a window encoding:
- a CDS encoding transferrin receptor-like dimerization domain-containing protein translates to MYWSVGVFLFVLTLGASWSAPLIPETAPVQTVSPDSQLLGFTREHARLQWELEARIPALISTERMRTYHRAMTAEPHHAGTEANERTAEYLAARLREFGFDSVAFYRYEVLLPRPVERRVELIAPERYRLRLSEPPLAPDPDTRKDGVLPPFNAYSADGTVEAEVVYVNYGIPEDYRVLDSLGISVEGKIVLARYGRSWRGIKPKVAAERGALAVLLYSDPADDGYVRGDVMPEGKWRPEWGVQRGSVLDMPLYPGDPQTPGYPSKPGADRLPLSEVPNLPKIPVLPIAYGDALPILRSLKGPVAPEAWRGGLPVTYHIGPGLARVRMTVRQEWAVRPIVNVIGYLWGREEPDKIIMAGGHRDAWTFGGRDPISGAASLLESARVLAHLAREGHRPRRTIAIASWDAEEYGLIGSTEYVEEFAEQLQQQLIVYLNRESYTAGPFQAGGSHALEPFINEVTQAVPAPEGSGTIWHFWKARTTAQRLVHTSEGERIRIAALGSGSDYTAFLDHLGIPSVNLGFDSGNGIYHSRYDTHWFFTTYGDPGFRYGERLADLVARFLLRLANADILPFDYAITAETIQRYLDELEAIQSQYLQEPIDLQTVRRAAQVLEATAIAFRAERDRILQLPARKLEAHRSTLATINEHLRRAEQGFLHPEGLPGRPWFRHTLYAPGFYTGYGVKTLPGIREAIEAGNAAEAQAMAHATAAALERVRRHLVAALAAAATIH
- a CDS encoding tetratricopeptide repeat protein, translating into MDTLLRRARTAHASSQFAEAARLYLAAARLLRGHPDQQAEALLEAAHALRLVGYFRRALQLYARVQALAREMGDEALWMDARVGEGMARRAMGDLEGAIACFREALAYYQEQEDPEGIGYTLWCLGGALRLTGNFKEALDCLLEALDLFADDEPTTAEGYVRCALGGLSRMQGEYEASLAYYREAERILTACEDLFGRAYAACGIANAYRMLGDVEAAHHYFAQAQQRYQQIGDRVSYAYTLWGEGTLFKVTHRLAQARERFRQALQRFRATGDDRGIAYAYTGLAELLLLEDRAPKQAQRYLEAARARAARHGYTFERLHAELLLHLSGLQPASGGLEALREAYHQCGSKWLEEEVSLPLNIP
- a CDS encoding Zn-dependent hydrolase encodes the protein MKPQPFLNQTKQSRRAFLRTTLAATGALGIWEPVAWACTAANIRKATLRVNAERLWAHLEQLAAFGRGPGGTSRVAYSEADRQGRAQVIAWMRAAGLEVEIDAAANILGRRPGREPERPPLVMGSHIDTVPNGGNYDGTVGSLGAIEVAQTLHEQGIELRHPLEVVIFQNEEGGLIGSRAWIGELPPEELNHISHSGKTIREGIRYLGGDPDRLDEVVRRPGDIAAYLELHIEQGPVLYEEQINIGIVEGIVGIRWWRVTWEGMANHAGTTPMDRRRDALLAAARFIQAVNRIVTSEPGRQVGTVGQIEAYPGAPNVIPGRVVCSLELRDLEDAKIQRLYAAIEAEARAIARDSGVNVQFEPVNVNKPAPTDPRVRDVIETAARRLNLSTKRMPSGAGHDAQDMARLGPTGMIFIPSVKGISHSPKEYSRPEDIANGANVLLHALLRLDEAPWVR
- a CDS encoding 6-bladed beta-propeller; this translates as MKGSIGVWGGIVWFLLSGCQISLDDIKGPTYQLKWGDLLAVYDSLMEDRKVVYLQQDSSKLESLLGDIEDFVVDSPRIFVVDRGWVKVYDWAGRFQQVLGVRGEGPAEYRRPHKIFKCNNHLVVYDAPIRLLFYTLQGYHFTGRIDYSFYGSLFEDQICVGDHIYVAPRGMNRKNPYHVLQFDRGGKIKAKAIFMNPRYRGYFLRGAFDGKLLAHNDQIMFTSSIYKKIYFMDYNLVLKDSISIAPASICEDWTWPEMEKESDIDASAIFDLYDRAKCLICDMQLFNGYIMITYMVHIGGSMKDFVTHIYREEGDFSLYAFDYPFVGRMYLGEGRFVELRPYGSKGFAPHLLFYRLHPENRQQWINPVDTLKQRLLSWFR